In one Brienomyrus brachyistius isolate T26 chromosome 5, BBRACH_0.4, whole genome shotgun sequence genomic region, the following are encoded:
- the LOC125742073 gene encoding uncharacterized protein LOC125742073 isoform X1: protein MKKVVVLFVFGAILPFSLGQSRPTVSIKKQFLPVYLGDTIVLTCSGGGSVKWYFDGTVIPDQMQQNYIVIINSISAQGRYVCERNGMKSEAFQLKVEDAFPPEILVIQSGDSVVYKDDSVHLALYVDNDWQNWMCYVYKNQSLYRVMIKDYPKTGPLEFMTSSVEKTSEPYIYWCKNKITNTRSSTVVLSVTDLMVKLVPHPDLPELRKDLELECVTHGAPKISSVTFYKGSDTILTQSEVKYTIKNMAKTDEGNYKCEATYMFQASTSNNKFTVKSVPQEVVGIEVTLEAAMSYTSGNPVCTCSKCRSGGKSEFYEIVNGHYKKVNSGYQYHLPQGKYACRVRWDTGASSFSLPLSVAVSGNEVPSNTGVIVGVLVFIFIVMGLILIMGYFCRNRRNKQKPEALYQEVALDAVKSDKGEGGYEELKGGKRGERSGEYDTLKGPDADKVTTADVSDTGEQGRYEALKVSQDDSKKNEYETLKGKEGKGAEGGYEALKTSKAEEAAGVYHTLGPAGEQGAGYEALKLSKAERKEGEYQTVQPGGN from the exons ATGAAAAAGGTGGTGGTTCTTTTTG TGTTTGGTGCCATTTTGCCATTTTCACTGGGTCAATCTAGGCCAAcag TGAGCATAAAGAAGCAATTTTTACCTGTATATTTGGGGGACACCATAGTACTCACCTGCTCAGGAGGAGGCAGCGTCAAATGGTATTTCGATGGTACTGTAATCCCAGATCAAATGCAACAAAACTATATCGTCATCATAAACTCTATTAGTGCACAAGGccgatatgtgtgtgagaggaATGGAATGAAGAGTGAAGCATTTCAGCTCAAAGTTGAAG ACGCCTTTCCTCCAGAGATCCTAGTCATTCAGTCTGGAGATTCAGTGGTCTATAAAGATGACTCTGTTCATCTAGCCCTTTATGTGGACAACgactggcagaattggatgTGTTATGTGTATAAAAACCAGAGCCTTTACCGTGTTATGATAAAAGATTACCCAAAAACTGGCCCTTTGGAGTTCATGACGTCCTCTGTGGAGAAGACCTCAGAACCATATATTTATTGGTGTAAAAATAAGATCACAAACACGAGAAGCAGCACTGTTGTACTCTCAGTAACCG ATCTAATGGTAAAACTTGTACCTCACCCTGATCTGCCAGAACTGAGAAAAGATTTAGAACTGGaatgtgtgacacatggtgcaCCAAAGATAAGTAGTGTCACTTTTTATAAAGGCAGTGATACAATACTGACTCAAAGTGAAGTGAAATATACAATTAAAAATATGGCAAAGACCGACGAAGGAAACTACAAATGTGAAGCTACCTACATGTTCCAAGCGAGTACCAGCAATAACAAGTTCACTGTCAAATCTGTGCCTCAGGAAGTCGTTGGCATag AAGTAACTCTAGAGGCAGCCATGTCATATACGTCAGGGAATCCTGTGTGCACTTGCAGCAAATGCAGATCTGGCGGCAAGTCTGAATTCTATGAGATTGTAAATGGTCACTATAAAAAAGTTAACAGCGGATACCAATACCACCTACCCCAGGGGAAGTACGCCTGTAGAGTTCGCTGGGATACCGGAGCCTCCTCATTCAGTCTGCCATTGTCTG TTGCAGTGTCAGGAAATGAAGTTCCTTCCAATACAGGTGTAATCGTGGGGGTCTTGGTGTTCATCTTCATTGTAATGGGGCTCATCTTGATCATGGGATATTTCTGCAGGAACAGAAGAAACAAGCAAAAGC CCGAGGCATTGTACCAGGAAGTGGCACTAGATGCTGTGAAATCCGACAAGGGGGAAGGAGGTTATGAGGAGCTCAAGGGAGGAAAAAGAGGAGAGAGGAGTGGAGAGTACGACACACTGAAGGGGCCAGATGCAGACAAAGTCACAACAGCGGACGTCTCAGACACTGGAGAGCAGGGTCGCTATGAGGCCCTGAAGGTTTCGCAAGATGATTCGAAGAAAAATGAGTATGAAACTCTTAAAGGGAAAGAAGGCAAGGGGGCAGAAGGGGGATATGAGGCCCTGAAGACATCTAAGGCAGAGGAAGCTGCAGGAGTGTACCACACCCTGGGCCCAGCAGGAGAACAAGGCGCAGGATATGAGGCACTGAAGCTGTCCAAGGCagagaggaaggaaggggagtatCAGACTGTTCAGCCAGGAGGAAATTAA
- the LOC125742073 gene encoding uncharacterized protein LOC125742073 isoform X4: MKNVVVLFVFGAILPFSLGQSRPTVSIKKQFLPVYLGDTIVLTCSGGGSVKWYFDGTVIPDQMQQNYIVIINSISAQGRYVCERNGMKSEAFQLKVEDAFPPEILVIQSGDSVVYKDDSVHLALYVDNDWQNWMCYVYKNQSLYRVMIKDYPKTGPLEFMTSSVEKTSEPYIYWCKNKITNTRSSTVVLSVTDLMVKLVPHPDLPELRKDLELECVTHGAPKISSVTFYKGSDTILTQSEVKYTIKNMAKTDEGNYKCEATYMFQASTSNNKFTVKSVPQEVVGIEVTLEAAMSYTSGNPVCTCSKCRSGGKSEFYEIVNGHYKKVNSGYQYHLPQGKYACRVRWDTGASSFSLPLSVAVSGNEVPSNTGVIVGVLVFIFIVMGLILIMGYFCRNRRNKQKPEALYQEVALDAVKSDKGEGGYEELKGGKRGERSGEYDTLKGPDADKVTTADVSDTGEQGRYEALKVSQDDSKKNEYETLKGKEGKGAEGGYEALKTSKAEEAAGVYHTLGPAGEQGAGYEALKLSKAERKEGEYQTVQPGGN; the protein is encoded by the exons TGTTTGGTGCCATTTTGCCATTTTCACTGGGTCAATCTAGGCCAAcag TGAGCATAAAGAAGCAATTTTTACCTGTATATTTGGGGGACACCATAGTACTCACCTGCTCAGGAGGAGGCAGCGTCAAATGGTATTTCGATGGTACTGTAATCCCAGATCAAATGCAACAAAACTATATCGTCATCATAAACTCTATTAGTGCACAAGGccgatatgtgtgtgagaggaATGGAATGAAGAGTGAAGCATTTCAGCTCAAAGTTGAAG ACGCCTTTCCTCCAGAGATCCTAGTCATTCAGTCTGGAGATTCAGTGGTCTATAAAGATGACTCTGTTCATCTAGCCCTTTATGTGGACAACgactggcagaattggatgTGTTATGTGTATAAAAACCAGAGCCTTTACCGTGTTATGATAAAAGATTACCCAAAAACTGGCCCTTTGGAGTTCATGACGTCCTCTGTGGAGAAGACCTCAGAACCATATATTTATTGGTGTAAAAATAAGATCACAAACACGAGAAGCAGCACTGTTGTACTCTCAGTAACCG ATCTAATGGTAAAACTTGTACCTCACCCTGATCTGCCAGAACTGAGAAAAGATTTAGAACTGGaatgtgtgacacatggtgcaCCAAAGATAAGTAGTGTCACTTTTTATAAAGGCAGTGATACAATACTGACTCAAAGTGAAGTGAAATATACAATTAAAAATATGGCAAAGACCGACGAAGGAAACTACAAATGTGAAGCTACCTACATGTTCCAAGCGAGTACCAGCAATAACAAGTTCACTGTCAAATCTGTGCCTCAGGAAGTCGTTGGCATag AAGTAACTCTAGAGGCAGCCATGTCATATACGTCAGGGAATCCTGTGTGCACTTGCAGCAAATGCAGATCTGGCGGCAAGTCTGAATTCTATGAGATTGTAAATGGTCACTATAAAAAAGTTAACAGCGGATACCAATACCACCTACCCCAGGGGAAGTACGCCTGTAGAGTTCGCTGGGATACCGGAGCCTCCTCATTCAGTCTGCCATTGTCTG TTGCAGTGTCAGGAAATGAAGTTCCTTCCAATACAGGTGTAATCGTGGGGGTCTTGGTGTTCATCTTCATTGTAATGGGGCTCATCTTGATCATGGGATATTTCTGCAGGAACAGAAGAAACAAGCAAAAGC CCGAGGCATTGTACCAGGAAGTGGCACTAGATGCTGTGAAATCCGACAAGGGGGAAGGAGGTTATGAGGAGCTCAAGGGAGGAAAAAGAGGAGAGAGGAGTGGAGAGTACGACACACTGAAGGGGCCAGATGCAGACAAAGTCACAACAGCGGACGTCTCAGACACTGGAGAGCAGGGTCGCTATGAGGCCCTGAAGGTTTCGCAAGATGATTCGAAGAAAAATGAGTATGAAACTCTTAAAGGGAAAGAAGGCAAGGGGGCAGAAGGGGGATATGAGGCCCTGAAGACATCTAAGGCAGAGGAAGCTGCAGGAGTGTACCACACCCTGGGCCCAGCAGGAGAACAAGGCGCAGGATATGAGGCACTGAAGCTGTCCAAGGCagagaggaaggaaggggagtatCAGACTGTTCAGCCAGGAGGAAATTAA
- the LOC125742073 gene encoding uncharacterized protein LOC125742073 isoform X3, translated as MKNVVVLFVFGAIFPFSLGQSRPKVSIKKQFLPVYLGDTIVLTCSGGGSVKWYFDGTVIPDQMQQNYIVIINSISAQGRYVCERNGMKSEAFQLKVEDAFPPEILVIQSGDSVVYKDDSVHLALYVDNDWQNWMCYVYKNQSLYRVMIKDYPKTGPLEFMTSSVEKTSEPYIYWCKNKITNTRSSTVVLSVTDLMVKLVPHPDLPELRKDLELECVTHGAPKISSVTFYKGSDTILTQSEVKYTIKNMAKTDEGNYKCEATYMFQASTSNNKFTVKSVPQEVVGIEVTLEAAMSYTSGNPVCTCSKCRSGGKSEFYEIVNGHYKKVNSGYQYHLPQGKYACRVRWDTGASSFSLPLSVAVSGNEVPSNTGVIVGVLVFIFIVMGLILIMGYFCRNRRNKQKPEALYQEVALDAVKSDKGEGGYEELKGGKRGERSGEYDTLKGPDADKVTTADVSDTGEQGRYEALKVSQDDSKKNEYETLKGKEGKGAEGGYEALKTSKAEEAAGVYHTLGPAGEQGAGYEALKLSKAERKEGEYQTVQPGGN; from the exons TGAGCATAAAGAAGCAATTTTTACCTGTATATTTGGGGGACACCATAGTACTCACCTGCTCAGGAGGAGGCAGCGTCAAATGGTATTTCGATGGTACTGTAATCCCAGATCAAATGCAACAAAACTATATCGTCATCATAAACTCTATTAGTGCACAAGGccgatatgtgtgtgagaggaATGGAATGAAGAGTGAAGCATTTCAGCTCAAAGTTGAAG ACGCCTTTCCTCCAGAGATCCTAGTCATTCAGTCTGGAGATTCAGTGGTCTATAAAGATGACTCTGTTCATCTAGCCCTTTATGTGGACAACgactggcagaattggatgTGTTATGTGTATAAAAACCAGAGCCTTTACCGTGTTATGATAAAAGATTACCCAAAAACTGGCCCTTTGGAGTTCATGACGTCCTCTGTGGAGAAGACCTCAGAACCATATATTTATTGGTGTAAAAATAAGATCACAAACACGAGAAGCAGCACTGTTGTACTCTCAGTAACCG ATCTAATGGTAAAACTTGTACCTCACCCTGATCTGCCAGAACTGAGAAAAGATTTAGAACTGGaatgtgtgacacatggtgcaCCAAAGATAAGTAGTGTCACTTTTTATAAAGGCAGTGATACAATACTGACTCAAAGTGAAGTGAAATATACAATTAAAAATATGGCAAAGACCGACGAAGGAAACTACAAATGTGAAGCTACCTACATGTTCCAAGCGAGTACCAGCAATAACAAGTTCACTGTCAAATCTGTGCCTCAGGAAGTCGTTGGCATag AAGTAACTCTAGAGGCAGCCATGTCATATACGTCAGGGAATCCTGTGTGCACTTGCAGCAAATGCAGATCTGGCGGCAAGTCTGAATTCTATGAGATTGTAAATGGTCACTATAAAAAAGTTAACAGCGGATACCAATACCACCTACCCCAGGGGAAGTACGCCTGTAGAGTTCGCTGGGATACCGGAGCCTCCTCATTCAGTCTGCCATTGTCTG TTGCAGTGTCAGGAAATGAAGTTCCTTCCAATACAGGTGTAATCGTGGGGGTCTTGGTGTTCATCTTCATTGTAATGGGGCTCATCTTGATCATGGGATATTTCTGCAGGAACAGAAGAAACAAGCAAAAGC CCGAGGCATTGTACCAGGAAGTGGCACTAGATGCTGTGAAATCCGACAAGGGGGAAGGAGGTTATGAGGAGCTCAAGGGAGGAAAAAGAGGAGAGAGGAGTGGAGAGTACGACACACTGAAGGGGCCAGATGCAGACAAAGTCACAACAGCGGACGTCTCAGACACTGGAGAGCAGGGTCGCTATGAGGCCCTGAAGGTTTCGCAAGATGATTCGAAGAAAAATGAGTATGAAACTCTTAAAGGGAAAGAAGGCAAGGGGGCAGAAGGGGGATATGAGGCCCTGAAGACATCTAAGGCAGAGGAAGCTGCAGGAGTGTACCACACCCTGGGCCCAGCAGGAGAACAAGGCGCAGGATATGAGGCACTGAAGCTGTCCAAGGCagagaggaaggaaggggagtatCAGACTGTTCAGCCAGGAGGAAATTAA